Proteins co-encoded in one Arachis hypogaea cultivar Tifrunner chromosome 11, arahy.Tifrunner.gnm2.J5K5, whole genome shotgun sequence genomic window:
- the LOC112723302 gene encoding serine/threonine-protein kinase PBL34 isoform X2, which yields MENKCGCWSVLKRGVRATETRYLNASNRELCPPNEARVSSDNPDPPPQENKAPCPLLKFTFQELKAATGNFRPDSILGEGGFGYVFKGWIEEDGTAPAKPGSGVTVAVKNLKPDGLQGHREWVAEVTFLGQLHHPNLVKLIGYCIEDDQRLLVYEFMTRGSLENHLFRRTVPLPWSNRVKIALGAAKGLAFLHNGPEPVIYRDFKTSNILLDTEYNAKLSDFGLAKAGPQGDKTHVSTRVVGTYGYAAPEYVMTGHLTAKSDVYSFGVVLLEILTGRRSMDKKRPSGEQNLVSWARPYLADKRKLYQLVDPRLELNYSLKGVQKISQLAYSCLSRDPKCRPNMDEVVKALMPLQDLNDLAILSYHSRISQQGRRKKKSDGTPHLSYTQSKSIIRASPLNASKQRR from the exons ATGGAGAACAAGTGCGGTTGCTGGTCTGTCCTCAAACGCGGTGTTAGAG CAACTGAGACAAGATACCTGAATGCTAGCAATCGAGAACTATGCCCTCCGAATGAAGCTAGAGTATCTTCTGACAATCCTGATCCTCCACCTCAGGAGAATAAGGCTCCTTGCCCACTTCTTAAATTTACATTTCAAGAACTTAAAGCTGCAACCGGAAATTTCAGACCGGATAGTATTCTTGGGGAGGGTGGTTTTGGTTATGTTTTCAAAGGGTGGATAGAGGAAGACGGAACCGCCCCGGCGAAACCTGGGTCAGGGGTTACCGTGGCTGTCAAAAACTTAAAGCCAGATGGTCTTCAGGGCCATAGAGAATGGGTG GCTGAGGTTACCTTTCTCGGACAGCTTCATCATCCTAACCTTGTCAAACTTATTGGCTACTGCATTGAAGATGATCAGAGGCTTCTTGTATATGAGTTTATGACCCGGGGAAGTCTAGAGAATCATCTTTTCAGAA GAACCGTACCTCTTCCGTGGTCCAACAGGGTTAAGATTGCACTTGGTGCAGCAAAAGGATTGGCCTTCCTCCATAATGGTCCTGAACCAGTCATTTATAGAGATTTTAAAACATCAAATATTTTGCTTGATACG GAATATAATGCAAAGCTTTCAGATTTTGGTCTAGCAAAAGCAGGGCCTCAAGGAGACAAGACGCATGTTTCTACCCGAGTTGTCGGAACATATGGCTATGCTGCTCCAGAATATGTCATGACAG GGCACTTGACGGCTAAAAGTGATGTTTATAGTTTCGGAGTTGTATTACTTGAGATTTTAACAGGAAGAAGATCGATGGACAAGAAGCGCCCGAGCGGGGAACAGAATCTTGTTTCATGGGCTAGGCCATATTTAGCTGACAAGAGAAAGCTATATCAACTTGTGGATCCTCGGCTGGAATTAAATTATTCTCTAAAAGGGGTGCAGAAAATCTCTCAGTTAGCTTACAGTTGCCTCAGTAGAGACCCGAAATGCCGTCCCAACATGGACGAAGTGGTGAAAGCTCTGATGCCGCTGCAAGATCTCAATGACCTTGCAATCTTGTCATATCACTCTCGAATATCCCAGCAAGGGCGGCGAAAAAAGAAATCGGATGGAACTCCACATCTCAGCTACACACAATCCAAGAGCATCATCAGGGCTTCTCCCTTGAATGCCAGCAAGCAGCGTCGATGA
- the LOC112723302 gene encoding serine/threonine-protein kinase PBL34 isoform X1 codes for MENKCGCWSVLKRGVRGSCKSSSASRHSPNTIPRTSLVYDAATETRYLNASNRELCPPNEARVSSDNPDPPPQENKAPCPLLKFTFQELKAATGNFRPDSILGEGGFGYVFKGWIEEDGTAPAKPGSGVTVAVKNLKPDGLQGHREWVAEVTFLGQLHHPNLVKLIGYCIEDDQRLLVYEFMTRGSLENHLFRRTVPLPWSNRVKIALGAAKGLAFLHNGPEPVIYRDFKTSNILLDTEYNAKLSDFGLAKAGPQGDKTHVSTRVVGTYGYAAPEYVMTGHLTAKSDVYSFGVVLLEILTGRRSMDKKRPSGEQNLVSWARPYLADKRKLYQLVDPRLELNYSLKGVQKISQLAYSCLSRDPKCRPNMDEVVKALMPLQDLNDLAILSYHSRISQQGRRKKKSDGTPHLSYTQSKSIIRASPLNASKQRR; via the exons ATGGAGAACAAGTGCGGTTGCTGGTCTGTCCTCAAACGCGGTGTTAGAGGTTCGTGCAAATCTTCTTCAGCTTCCAGACACTCCCCTAACACTATCCCTCGTACTAGTCTCGTTTATGATGCAG CAACTGAGACAAGATACCTGAATGCTAGCAATCGAGAACTATGCCCTCCGAATGAAGCTAGAGTATCTTCTGACAATCCTGATCCTCCACCTCAGGAGAATAAGGCTCCTTGCCCACTTCTTAAATTTACATTTCAAGAACTTAAAGCTGCAACCGGAAATTTCAGACCGGATAGTATTCTTGGGGAGGGTGGTTTTGGTTATGTTTTCAAAGGGTGGATAGAGGAAGACGGAACCGCCCCGGCGAAACCTGGGTCAGGGGTTACCGTGGCTGTCAAAAACTTAAAGCCAGATGGTCTTCAGGGCCATAGAGAATGGGTG GCTGAGGTTACCTTTCTCGGACAGCTTCATCATCCTAACCTTGTCAAACTTATTGGCTACTGCATTGAAGATGATCAGAGGCTTCTTGTATATGAGTTTATGACCCGGGGAAGTCTAGAGAATCATCTTTTCAGAA GAACCGTACCTCTTCCGTGGTCCAACAGGGTTAAGATTGCACTTGGTGCAGCAAAAGGATTGGCCTTCCTCCATAATGGTCCTGAACCAGTCATTTATAGAGATTTTAAAACATCAAATATTTTGCTTGATACG GAATATAATGCAAAGCTTTCAGATTTTGGTCTAGCAAAAGCAGGGCCTCAAGGAGACAAGACGCATGTTTCTACCCGAGTTGTCGGAACATATGGCTATGCTGCTCCAGAATATGTCATGACAG GGCACTTGACGGCTAAAAGTGATGTTTATAGTTTCGGAGTTGTATTACTTGAGATTTTAACAGGAAGAAGATCGATGGACAAGAAGCGCCCGAGCGGGGAACAGAATCTTGTTTCATGGGCTAGGCCATATTTAGCTGACAAGAGAAAGCTATATCAACTTGTGGATCCTCGGCTGGAATTAAATTATTCTCTAAAAGGGGTGCAGAAAATCTCTCAGTTAGCTTACAGTTGCCTCAGTAGAGACCCGAAATGCCGTCCCAACATGGACGAAGTGGTGAAAGCTCTGATGCCGCTGCAAGATCTCAATGACCTTGCAATCTTGTCATATCACTCTCGAATATCCCAGCAAGGGCGGCGAAAAAAGAAATCGGATGGAACTCCACATCTCAGCTACACACAATCCAAGAGCATCATCAGGGCTTCTCCCTTGAATGCCAGCAAGCAGCGTCGATGA
- the LOC114924709 gene encoding uncharacterized protein, whose amino-acid sequence MGNFQGVFGSAGSIAYKARRCMVDFEYTTQNRVCCIQGLKPLSWSPLEPGAWKLNCDGSVNLGDDCAGFEWVIRDSSSQWVMGCSGNSFGSSVIKMELWSIWKGLAWAWEAGLKLVVCETDCTAAFELVTG is encoded by the coding sequence ATGGGTAATTTTCAGGGAGTTTTTGGATCTGCCGGGTCAATTGCATACAAGGCTCGCAGGTGCATGGTGGATTTTGAATATACAACTCAGAATCGAGTGTGTTGCATCCAGGGATTAAAACCTCTGTCTTGGTCTCCGCTAGAACCTGGTGCTTGGAAGTTAAATTGTGATGGGAGTGTGAACTTGGGGGATGATTGTGCTGGTTTTGAGTGGGTAATTCGTGATAGCTCCAGTCAATGGGTAATGGGATGCTCAGGAAATTCCTTTGGATCTAGTGTCATCAAGATGGAGTTGTGGAGTATATGGAAAGGTTTGGCTTGGGCTTGGGAGGCGGGTCTTAAGCTTGTTGTCTGTGAGACAGATTGCACAGCAGCTTTTGAGCTAGTGACTGGTTGA